One part of the Arachidicoccus terrestris genome encodes these proteins:
- the recD gene encoding exodeoxyribonuclease V subunit alpha, whose amino-acid sequence MSATINIHRQFARFFKDPKVEPYLFELSRMLTEGHICIDPLSIDQEALKEAGYEGVPAPDVMDRSALISNGEGRTPFVYAHNRLYMQRYYFYETRILERIQEFSDYERDKRKIRLTELAGLKDVVEQLFTGSSSIEGKVDWQWLAALTTVLHDFSIITGGPGTGKTTTVAKVLRLLLHMNKDLRIALCAPTGKAAARMAESLRRAATDSAPFIKEAFQALAPATIHRLLGTMAGSPNFKHNRDQPLEADVVIVDEASMIDVALMAKLMDAIGEGTKLILLGDKDQLSSVEAGSLFGDLCNALPALNEFSEAFLDEVKALLPPGSILPNEYMGDNKEHLLFEHIVELQHSHRFSDSDGIGKFSKAVLRNQPEQLEGFFGNYDPQVIIDPAYDGGVFEQFVLGYREFLEEPDIQIALRKINRLRVLCAIRDTALGVEAVNRRIENILKKRAGLKPHEAFYQNRPVMVTGNNRQLNLFNGDIGIIRADEAGVMRAWFEAADGTVRSVLPGFIGSLETAFAMTIHKSQGSEFNKVLVLLPEKAQAAKILTRELLYTAVTRAREQVVIQGSHSVMLEAAAIGIHRGSGVIQRLQKHT is encoded by the coding sequence ATGAGTGCAACAATTAACATACATCGACAGTTCGCCCGTTTTTTTAAAGATCCGAAGGTGGAACCTTATTTATTTGAACTTTCCAGAATGTTGACGGAGGGCCATATCTGTATTGATCCTCTATCCATTGACCAGGAAGCGTTAAAAGAAGCAGGTTATGAAGGGGTGCCTGCACCGGATGTTATGGACCGGTCGGCGCTCATTTCAAATGGAGAGGGAAGGACGCCGTTTGTCTATGCCCATAACCGGCTTTATATGCAACGGTATTATTTTTACGAAACACGCATTTTAGAGCGAATTCAGGAGTTTTCTGATTATGAAAGAGATAAAAGAAAAATACGGCTGACTGAGCTTGCCGGGTTGAAAGATGTAGTCGAACAATTATTTACCGGTTCTTCCAGTATCGAGGGCAAAGTAGACTGGCAGTGGTTAGCGGCCCTTACGACTGTGTTACATGATTTTTCAATTATTACAGGAGGCCCCGGCACCGGTAAAACCACAACGGTGGCCAAGGTACTGCGTCTATTGCTTCATATGAATAAAGATCTGCGCATTGCCCTTTGTGCCCCGACCGGTAAAGCTGCAGCCCGCATGGCAGAATCCTTAAGGCGTGCGGCCACAGACAGCGCTCCATTTATAAAAGAGGCCTTTCAGGCATTAGCGCCGGCGACCATACACCGGCTTTTAGGAACAATGGCCGGCAGCCCGAATTTTAAGCATAACAGGGATCAGCCCTTGGAAGCAGATGTGGTTATTGTCGATGAGGCTTCCATGATTGATGTGGCACTGATGGCTAAACTCATGGATGCGATAGGCGAGGGAACCAAGTTGATCTTACTGGGAGATAAAGATCAGCTGTCTTCCGTGGAAGCGGGCAGCCTTTTTGGTGATCTGTGTAACGCCTTGCCGGCACTCAATGAATTTAGTGAGGCTTTCTTAGATGAGGTGAAGGCGCTTTTGCCGCCTGGTTCTATTTTACCTAACGAATATATGGGCGACAATAAAGAACATTTGCTTTTTGAACATATAGTAGAGTTGCAGCACAGCCACCGGTTTTCGGATAGTGACGGAATCGGTAAATTCAGCAAAGCGGTACTGCGTAATCAGCCGGAACAGCTAGAAGGGTTTTTCGGCAATTATGACCCGCAGGTCATAATAGATCCGGCATATGATGGTGGGGTGTTTGAGCAGTTTGTTCTGGGGTATAGAGAATTTCTGGAAGAACCGGATATACAAATAGCGCTTAGAAAAATAAACAGATTACGGGTTCTTTGTGCGATCAGGGATACTGCTCTAGGGGTGGAGGCGGTCAACCGGCGTATTGAAAATATCCTTAAGAAAAGAGCCGGACTAAAGCCCCATGAAGCCTTTTATCAAAACAGGCCTGTTATGGTGACGGGCAATAACCGGCAGTTAAACCTGTTTAACGGAGATATAGGTATTATCAGAGCGGATGAAGCCGGCGTGATGCGGGCCTGGTTTGAGGCGGCAGATGGCACGGTAAGATCTGTTTTGCCTGGCTTTATCGGGAGCCTGGAGACGGCTTTTGCCATGACCATTCATAAAAGCCAGGGATCGGAATTTAATAAGGTGCTGGTCTTGCTGCCGGAAAAAGCCCAGGCTGCAAAGATACTCACCCGGGAACTACTCTATACCGCAGTAACCCGGGCCAGAGAACAGGTTGTTATACAAGGGAGTCATTCAGTTATGTTAGAAGCGGCCGCTATCGGCATCCACAGGGGCTCTGGCGTGATACAGCGGTTACAAAAGCACACCTAG
- a CDS encoding Dabb family protein, producing MGKFVHVVNFWLKQGINDTDRAAFVKGVSSLGTIQDLATFHVGVPAPTDRPVIDRSYDYCLVCTFENKEQHDAYQIDPIHDDFRDHCAKYWEKVLIYDSIEITPPLS from the coding sequence ATGGGGAAATTTGTACATGTCGTAAACTTTTGGCTAAAACAGGGAATCAATGACACAGACCGGGCAGCATTTGTAAAAGGGGTAAGCAGTTTAGGAACCATACAAGATCTGGCTACCTTTCATGTCGGCGTACCGGCACCTACGGACCGGCCGGTTATCGATAGAAGTTATGATTATTGTCTGGTTTGTACATTTGAGAATAAAGAGCAGCACGATGCTTACCAGATAGATCCTATACACGATGATTTTAGAGATCATTGCGCCAAGTACTGGGAAAAGGTTTTAATATATGACTCAATTGAGATAACGCCACCTTTATCATAA